The DNA sequence CAATTACTTATTACACCTACTTGAGAACATTTTAGTTTGACATGTGCAATACAAAGTTTCATTGTTGGCGTATTTTTTTGAACAACAAACCAAACACATCCTCGTGACTCACAATAGAAATTAGACTTTATACGAACAACACGATACCAAAACACAGATTTAAGAATATTTACATCTAAAAAATGGATATTTAAATAGAATTTTAGATTATTTTAAATAATAAATCTGAATAATTCATTTTTTCACTAAAAATAACGATTGAAAAAATAAAAATGTTATTACATTAGCAAAAAAAACCTATTTAAATAGGTAAATAAAAAACAAATACCATAAATGAAAGATATTAATTTAAAAATTTAATATAAAAATTACAAAATATTAAAATTTTTAAACGAAATATATTATATAAATGATTTTACAACATAAATCATCTATAATTTCACATATATTCATGCGAATAATGAGAAATTACCCAAACCAAAGCATCGAATGAAAACATTTAATAATAACAACTAAACACACCAAATCAATTAATCATTTACTTAACTGAACAACACGCATGAAACAAAAACTACTCAGTTTTATTCTTCTGCTGACTTGTCTATCGGCAAGTTTGTACGCACAAGAGAGACAAATCCGAGGTACTGTTGCTGGTAGCAATGGAGCTTCTCTTGCAGGAGTTAGTGTTAGTGTATTGGGGAGCAATGTTGCTACTCAGACTGATGCTAATGGAAACTTTAACATTAAGGCAGATAACGGCCAAACCTTGATCTTTTCCTATATAGGATACACAGGAAGACGTGTAGAAATAGGCACTCAAAATGTTGTAAACGTCACCTTAAATCTTGGAACAGAATCTCTCGAAGAGATTATTGTGACCGGCGCTTACGGTATCCAATCTTCAGCCAGATCTACATCTTACAACGCTCAGGTATTAAATCAAGAACAACTTAATCCAATCCGACAAACCAATATCAATAATGCCTTAGCGGGTAAGGTAGCCGGATTGCAAGTGAGAAGCCAGTCTGCTGCAGCCTTGGGTCGTGAAACATCTATTCGCCTAAGAGGCGAAAGTGGTTTGGGATCTGGAACAGGAGTTATTTATGTCGTTGATGGCACGATACTACCTAATTCCAACGACATCAACTTGGACGACATAGAAAGTGTAACCGTACTACAAGGGCCTGCTGCTTCGGCATTATTTGGATCTCAGGGAGCTGGTGGTGCTATCGTAATGACGTTAATAAAAGGAAGATCTACACCTGGCGTAGGTATAAGTGTTAATATAGGAGCACAATTTGAGAAACCGTATATATTACCAGCCTACCAGAACTTATATGCCGGTGGCACCAATGATCAATGGCGCACGTACACTTGGCAACAAGGTCATCCGGAGGAATGGAGAGCGTTAGACGGCAAAATATATAAAGATTCTTATGACGACGTAAGTTGGGGTCCGCGTATGGATGGAACAGAATACATTCCTTGGTATGCCTGGTATCCTGGACACGATCGGTCTTTTCAGACAACAAATCTAAATGCACAACCCAACAATGTAAGGGATTTCTACGAGACCGGCGTTACTTTGAATAACGGTATTACTTTTCGCCAAAGTTCAGAAAAACTAGATTTCAAGGTTACTTATAACAACCAATATGTAAACGGATTGATCCCGGAGAGTTCTTTGAAACGAAACAACATCAATGTTTCTACGGCTTATAGAGTGACCGACAAATTTGAAGTTGGAACCAACGTTAATTATATTAACGGACAGCTAAATGGATTCATCAGTGATGGTTATGGTAATGCCGCGACAGGTGCCTTTAGCCAATGGATGCACCGGGATCTTGACTTCGGAATCATGGAAGAACTTCGTGGTTTAAATCTAAATGGTATCTATGCCAGTTGGAACAGACCAAATCCTACGCAGTACAATCCGAATAGTCCTGACAATTTTTACAAAGGTAATTATTACTTAAACCCTTATACATTCTTAGATTTTACCGAACGTATCACGAATAACGATCGGTTATTTGGAGACGTATACGCTAGTTACAAAATTATAGATGGTTTGTCTGTAAAGGCTACTTACCGCAAGCAACAAAATACGGTTTTCTCTGAAGGTCGTGACTATAGTGAGTTACAGGCCAGTCATACCCAGGCAGGTATTTTCGCGGGCTACAGCACCAATAATTCCTACGCAAATCGTCAGAATTTAGAATTTTTGGCTTCTTTCAACAGGAAATTTGAAGACTGGTCTGTCAATGCAAACGTAGGTACAGATTTCTTCTCCCTTACTACTAAAGGTAATGGTGGTAATACTGTACAAGGTCTGGTGGTTCCCAACGGCTTTTTCTTAAGCAATAGTCGGCAGACTCCTGCAATTACGAACCCGAGGTCATTGGAGAAATACAATGCTATATTTGGTACCGCTACTGTCGGATACAAAAATATGGTTTTTGTAAACGGTACATTGCGTAACGACTGGTTCTCTACATTACCAGCGGGCAATAACGATGTACTCTCTAAATCCTTTGGTGCATCCTTTGTATTCTCTGACTTACTTCCAGAAGAAACTAAAGACTGGTTAAGCTTTGGTAAGGTACGCTATTCGTGGGGAGAAATTCCACAAGCTTTAGGCACAAATGCAAGTCCATTTGGCGCTTATCGGTTTCCGGGCATGAACTACACCATCAACAACAATCAGTGGAATGGCAACATCTTGATGCCTACACCAGATCAGTTAGTGAATCCAAATATTCGTGGGGCAGTCGCCACACAACAAGAGCTTGGTATAGATTTGGAGTTCTTACGTAATCGTGTAGGTATATCTGCAACCTATTGGGATGGTACCGAGATCAACTTTCCTTTTGCGCTGAGCATCAATGGTGCAAGTGGATACACCTCTCTTTTAACTAACATTGGGGAGATCACCAAAAAAGGATTTGAACTACAACTGAGAGGAAGTCCAATTCGCACAGCAGAATTCAACTGGAATGTGAACCTGACTTACTCGAAACTGATCAATAATGACGTGGTTTCACTAAGTCCAGAAAACAATGTCACACGTACAGGAGCGGTAGCGAATGTCGCTTTTGCTGCGCTACCACAAATATATCACGAAGAAGGTAAACGATGGGGACAATTAATCGGTAGCGGTATTATGCGTAATGAGCAAGGTGTTCCAATTCTGGATGCTGCTGGCTACTACCAAAGACAGGATAATATTTCCTATGGTAGCGTCCTTCCAGACTTTACGGGTGGTATCCAAAACACCTTTACCTATAAAGGGTTTAATCTTGCCTTCAATATTGATTACCAATTTGGCGGTAAATTCTCTTCTCTTTCCAGCATGTTTGGCGCTTTCAGTGGAGTTACAGAACGCACAGCGGAGATCAACGATCGCGGATTCAATGTGAGAGATGCCGTGGCCGATGGCGGTGGTAAGAAAACTACGGGTGTTAATGCAAACGGCGAAGCCGTTGAATTCTACGTGCCGGTGCGCACTTATTACGAAAATGCATATGGCCGTCGTACCACAGATGAATTTATTTTTGACCTAGATTTCATCAAACTTCGTGAAATATCGTTCGGATATGAGCTTCCTGCAAAGAAGATGAATTTAGAAAGATATGGCATACAGAATGCAAACATCGCTGTGGTCGGCAGAAATCTTTGGTTAATTCACTCTAAAACAAATGGTGAGTTTGATCCCTCAGAAATCAGTGGTATCGCAGGCGAGACTTCCCAGCTTCCAGGAACAAGAGGTTGGGGATTCAATTTGCGTGTAGGGTTTTAATAAGTTGAAAATATAGAAATGAAACACATGAAAAACATACATAAAGTTATATTGTCAGCATTTTTACTTAGTAGTCTATCTTCTTGTGACTCACTAAGTGATTTTGGAGATACGAATGTAAATCCTGGAGCAGTAACAACTCCAGTATACAGTGCACTGCTTACCAATGTGCAAGCAGGCTTGGGAGGTAGTTATGCCTATGATTTGCGGAGTGGGCTATACGCTCAATATTTTTCCGAAACACAGTACACCGAGACTTCCCGGTACTCTGCCCCACAACTGGCTTTTACAGGCTATTATTCCGGTCATCTAAACGATCTACAGAACATCATCGATAATAGCGGAAATGCTAATCTATCGGCCATAGCGACCATTTTACAGCAATACATCTTTCTATTTGTTACGAATATGTGGGGCGATGTCCCTTATTCGGAAGCATTGAGAGGAACTGGTACACTATTACCTAAGTACGATAGACAAGAAGACATTTATCGAGGAATATTTCAAAAATTAGGAGAGGCGATTGTATCTTTCGACAACAGTCCGATAGCAGGTGATATTATCTACTCTGGCAACATCGATAGTTGGAGACGCACCGCAAATTCAATAAAACTGTTGGCCGCCATTCAATTATCTAAAAAGGTGCCTGCGGCAAACGGTTTTGCTGCTCAAGCTTTTCAAGAGGCGTTAGCAGCAACCGGAGGCATTATTACCACCAATGCACAAAACTTTAGACTAGTGTATCCAGGTGGCAACTATCAAAGCGCGTACTTTGCTACGTACTTGACACGATCAGATTATTCTGTTAGTGCTACCATGACAGATTTACTGAAGTCGCTGGATGATAACAGACAAAGTATATACGGAGGAGCGAGTAATGCTTCTGGAGCTGGAGCAACCACGTCCTCAAGTACGGGAGTGCCTTATGGTTTGGAACGACCTGCTACTTTAGCTTTTACAGAAGCAAATCCAACGTGGGCGAGAATTCTGCGAGGCGATAAGCGTATGGATACTTCACCTGTTTTCCTAATAACCGCAGCGCAGACTACGTTAGCAAGAGCAGAAGCGGCAGACTTAGGTTGGACTACAGAAAGTGTTGCCACGCTTTATCCTCAAGGCATTAGTTTATCATTTGAACAATGGGGCGCAACATATAACGCTGCTAGCTATTTGAGTAATGCAAATGTTGCTTTGACAGCGGTCGGAACAAACCAACGACAAATATCGATACAGCGCTTCATCGCGAGCTATCCTGATGGCGCACAAGCATGGAACATCTGGCGGAAGTCTGGGCACCCAACTTTGACACCTTCTCCGGCTCCATTAACGCCGTCGGGACTTATCCCTCGCCGATATGTTTACACGGATGCAGAGTTGCTATCCAATCCAGAAAGTGCCGCTGCAGCTATTGCCTTACTTCCAGGAGGAAACAATCAAGATTCCAGAGTGTGGTGGGATCAACCATAAGCTGAGTGATCATAGTTAAAGAAGTTCTCGCCAATTGGCGGGAACTTCTTTTTTTTAGACAATTCTAACCTTACGATCTGTTAAAATGATACGTTGTGCCCTCTACAGCTCCAAACTCATAGACATGGTATCCTTCCGAAAATGAGTAAACGACATCGTCCGATTGAAATAAAATTGGAGTAGCGCTGCGAATACGACAAGGTCTGGATGACTCTGCATGTATAGATCCACTTTTTATACCCCCTTCTTTCCACTCCAAGCTTACCGTATAATTCCCCACAGCCTTTAACCCACTAATACTTCCATGAGTCCAAGCACCAGGTAATGCGGGCAGAAGATGAATCTCATCATGCTGACTTTGCAAAAGCATTTCGGTAATCGCCGCCGTAGCCCCAAAATTTCCATCTATTTGAAATGGTGGATGCGCACAAAAAAGATTCGCATAAACCCCGCCATGTTCACCATCCATACTCAATTCGGTATGCGTCGTATGATTTAGCGCTGCTAATAACAATTGATAGGACTTTTCTCCATCGAATAATCTCGCCCAACAGGCAATCTTCCACGCCCTGCTCCAACCGGTTCCTTTATCTCCCCGACCTATTAACGACTTTTTAGCTGCAGCTGCATACTCCATGTTCTTCAAACGTGATATCTGTTTACCAGGATACAATCCTATTAAATGCGATAGATGCCGATGATCATTCTCTAGGCGTTCGGCCTGCACGCGCCATTCACGAATCTGTCCCCACTCTCCGATTGCAACCCCATCGTCTAACCGAGATAATTTTTCAGATAAACTATCTGTAAATCTATTTTTGATGTTTAATACATCGCAGGCATCCTTCGTATTGGTAAATAAACTCCAAATTAACTGCTGTGCATAAGCGACACCATCCTCCCATTCACCATGTTCTGGAGACCATTCATCCGGAGCAATTAACTTCCCGTCCGGACCTTCTATCAGTCTATCAAACCAAAACTCACACGATGCTATCATGACTGGCAAAGCCTGTTTTTCTAAATAATCAAGATCGTTTGTATACAGGTAGTGATCCCAGAGATGCATGCAATACCACGCATTTGCAGGACGATTTGCATTCCAGTCCGTATGTCCGAAAATATTACTTTGTGTATTTAATGTCCAACCCCGTGCGTCGATGTCTTTAGCCTGCTTTTGCCAATTGCCGCCAACCTTCAATGCTTCATTATAAATATAATCCAGAAATGGCTTATGACAGATCGATAGATTAGTCTGTTCGGCAGGCCAATAATTCATTTGAATATTGATGTTCGTATGAATATCAGATTCCCATGGCGGATTGTTGCTATTGTTCCACAATCCTTGCAAATTATTGGGTAAAGACATGCCACGAGACGAACTAATCATTAAATATCGCCCATATTGATAGTACAACATATGTAGGTAGGGATCATCGGGCGTCTTCAAAAGCTCGTAAGTGGATTTTGCATCGGAAGCTCCCTCTAAAGAGAAATTAACACGATCAAAAAGTGATTTGTAATCGTTCACATGCCTTTGTTTTAATGTCTTGTAAGCGATGTTCTGAGCATTCGAGATCCGTTGTTCCATTTTTTGTTCGAGCTCAGACAGCGAGGAAGAAGTGTAAGATAGCGAAGCACTATCATAGTTGGTACCGGCGGTTAAAATGATGGTTACAGCATTCGCTTCCCGAACTTCGATCCTATCATTAGCTGGCACTACACGCCCTCCATCGGAGATGACATTCACACGAGCAGCATAGCTTATTAAATCCTTATTCCCTGAAAAGCAGAGCTCATTTGCTGTTATAGAAGCCAAATGCCCATCCGAATCTTCCAGTGCTAAAGCGAAGGAAACAGCATTTTGCCTATTTTCGGCAGATATGCGGATGATGATAGCTTGGTCTGGATTACTAGCAAAATATTCTCTTTTGTAGCGAATACCATCGTTAATGTAACTCACTGTTCCTACCGCACTATCCAGCGAAAGCGATCGAACATAATTTTCAATATTGTTTGAGGTAGAATCGAAATTGAACAATAACCGACCAAAATGTTGATAGGCTCCTCTGACTTCCTGATCACCACTCCAAAACGACTTTTCATTAAACTGTATTTCTTCCTGGTGAATACCTCCGAAAAACATTGCGCCCAATTCGCCATTACCAATTGGTAATGCCTCGGTCATCCAGTTGAATGCAGGTTTGTTGTAAGTAAGATCAAGAGAGCTTTGAGCTTTAACACTAAAGGCAATAAAAAAGGTGATTAGCAGGTAGCTATATTTCATAAGTAAAGATTTTATAACCAATATAGTGAATTTTGCATTAA is a window from the Sphingobacterium sp. lm-10 genome containing:
- a CDS encoding glycoside hydrolase family 95 protein, encoding MKYSYLLITFFIAFSVKAQSSLDLTYNKPAFNWMTEALPIGNGELGAMFFGGIHQEEIQFNEKSFWSGDQEVRGAYQHFGRLLFNFDSTSNNIENYVRSLSLDSAVGTVSYINDGIRYKREYFASNPDQAIIIRISAENRQNAVSFALALEDSDGHLASITANELCFSGNKDLISYAARVNVISDGGRVVPANDRIEVREANAVTIILTAGTNYDSASLSYTSSSLSELEQKMEQRISNAQNIAYKTLKQRHVNDYKSLFDRVNFSLEGASDAKSTYELLKTPDDPYLHMLYYQYGRYLMISSSRGMSLPNNLQGLWNNSNNPPWESDIHTNINIQMNYWPAEQTNLSICHKPFLDYIYNEALKVGGNWQKQAKDIDARGWTLNTQSNIFGHTDWNANRPANAWYCMHLWDHYLYTNDLDYLEKQALPVMIASCEFWFDRLIEGPDGKLIAPDEWSPEHGEWEDGVAYAQQLIWSLFTNTKDACDVLNIKNRFTDSLSEKLSRLDDGVAIGEWGQIREWRVQAERLENDHRHLSHLIGLYPGKQISRLKNMEYAAAAKKSLIGRGDKGTGWSRAWKIACWARLFDGEKSYQLLLAALNHTTHTELSMDGEHGGVYANLFCAHPPFQIDGNFGATAAITEMLLQSQHDEIHLLPALPGAWTHGSISGLKAVGNYTVSLEWKEGGIKSGSIHAESSRPCRIRSATPILFQSDDVVYSFSEGYHVYEFGAVEGTTYHFNRS
- a CDS encoding SusC/RagA family TonB-linked outer membrane protein, with the protein product MKQKLLSFILLLTCLSASLYAQERQIRGTVAGSNGASLAGVSVSVLGSNVATQTDANGNFNIKADNGQTLIFSYIGYTGRRVEIGTQNVVNVTLNLGTESLEEIIVTGAYGIQSSARSTSYNAQVLNQEQLNPIRQTNINNALAGKVAGLQVRSQSAAALGRETSIRLRGESGLGSGTGVIYVVDGTILPNSNDINLDDIESVTVLQGPAASALFGSQGAGGAIVMTLIKGRSTPGVGISVNIGAQFEKPYILPAYQNLYAGGTNDQWRTYTWQQGHPEEWRALDGKIYKDSYDDVSWGPRMDGTEYIPWYAWYPGHDRSFQTTNLNAQPNNVRDFYETGVTLNNGITFRQSSEKLDFKVTYNNQYVNGLIPESSLKRNNINVSTAYRVTDKFEVGTNVNYINGQLNGFISDGYGNAATGAFSQWMHRDLDFGIMEELRGLNLNGIYASWNRPNPTQYNPNSPDNFYKGNYYLNPYTFLDFTERITNNDRLFGDVYASYKIIDGLSVKATYRKQQNTVFSEGRDYSELQASHTQAGIFAGYSTNNSYANRQNLEFLASFNRKFEDWSVNANVGTDFFSLTTKGNGGNTVQGLVVPNGFFLSNSRQTPAITNPRSLEKYNAIFGTATVGYKNMVFVNGTLRNDWFSTLPAGNNDVLSKSFGASFVFSDLLPEETKDWLSFGKVRYSWGEIPQALGTNASPFGAYRFPGMNYTINNNQWNGNILMPTPDQLVNPNIRGAVATQQELGIDLEFLRNRVGISATYWDGTEINFPFALSINGASGYTSLLTNIGEITKKGFELQLRGSPIRTAEFNWNVNLTYSKLINNDVVSLSPENNVTRTGAVANVAFAALPQIYHEEGKRWGQLIGSGIMRNEQGVPILDAAGYYQRQDNISYGSVLPDFTGGIQNTFTYKGFNLAFNIDYQFGGKFSSLSSMFGAFSGVTERTAEINDRGFNVRDAVADGGGKKTTGVNANGEAVEFYVPVRTYYENAYGRRTTDEFIFDLDFIKLREISFGYELPAKKMNLERYGIQNANIAVVGRNLWLIHSKTNGEFDPSEISGIAGETSQLPGTRGWGFNLRVGF
- a CDS encoding SusD/RagB family nutrient-binding outer membrane lipoprotein, whose product is MKNIHKVILSAFLLSSLSSCDSLSDFGDTNVNPGAVTTPVYSALLTNVQAGLGGSYAYDLRSGLYAQYFSETQYTETSRYSAPQLAFTGYYSGHLNDLQNIIDNSGNANLSAIATILQQYIFLFVTNMWGDVPYSEALRGTGTLLPKYDRQEDIYRGIFQKLGEAIVSFDNSPIAGDIIYSGNIDSWRRTANSIKLLAAIQLSKKVPAANGFAAQAFQEALAATGGIITTNAQNFRLVYPGGNYQSAYFATYLTRSDYSVSATMTDLLKSLDDNRQSIYGGASNASGAGATTSSSTGVPYGLERPATLAFTEANPTWARILRGDKRMDTSPVFLITAAQTTLARAEAADLGWTTESVATLYPQGISLSFEQWGATYNAASYLSNANVALTAVGTNQRQISIQRFIASYPDGAQAWNIWRKSGHPTLTPSPAPLTPSGLIPRRYVYTDAELLSNPESAAAAIALLPGGNNQDSRVWWDQP